The DNA sequence AAAGCCAGGCTCAACCGCTCACCGGTCCGATCCGCCCGCGAGGTGCTCGGGGTTCTGCGCGCGGTGTTGTTCGCCCCGGAAGATCTTGCCCTCGTCCGTGGCGACCCGGCAGAACGGCGGCGCTATCTCGACGAATTGGCCACCACGCGGCGGCCGACGATCGCCGGGGTCCGCGCGGACTACGACAAAGTGGTGCGCCAGCGCACCGCGTTGCTCAAGACCGCCGCCGGTTCCCGGTTCCGCGGTGACGACAGTGCCCTGCAAACCCTGGACGTGTGGGACGGCCACCTCGCCGCCCACGGCGCCCAACTGATCGCTGCCCGAATCGATCTCGTCAACGAGCTGGCTCCGGAGGTCGAGAAGGCCTATCAGCTGCTCGCGCCTGCGTCGCGGCCTGCGTCGGTGCGGTACCGCAGCCGCGTTGACGTCGTCGAGCACGAGGCTGCCGCCGGTAACACCGATGTCGAGGTGTTGGAGGCGGCGCTGCTCGACGAGCTGAGTCGGCGCCGGCCCGCCGAACTGGAGCGGGGAGTCTGTCTGGTGGGTCCCCACCGTGATGACCTCGAGCTCAGACTGGGCGAGCAGATCGCCAAAGGGTTCGCCAGCCACGGTGAATCGTGGTCCATGGCGCTGTCGTTGAGGTTGGCGTCCTACGAGTTGCTGCGCGCCGAAGGGAGCGATCCGGTGCTGCTGCTCGACGACGTGTTCGCCGAACTGGACACCGCACGCCGCGAGGCCTTGGCGCAGGTCGCCGCGTCGGCCGAGCAGGTGTTGGTCACCGCCGCGGTCGCCGAGGACATCCCCGCCGACTGGGACGCGCGGCGCATCGACATCACCATGCGGGACACGGATTCCGGCCGGATCTCGGAGGTGCAGCAGTGAGCGACGAACCGGACAACACCGAGGGCGCTGCCGGCCCGCCGGCACATCTGTCCCATCTGTCGGGCATGGATCTGGTGCGCCGCACCCTCGAGGAGGCCCGGGGCGCGGCGCGTCAGCAGGGGAAAAACGTGGGGCACGGCCGCAGCGCGCCGCCGCCGAGGCGGGTCGCCGGTGGCGGGCGGCGGCGCTGGTCGGGACCGGGGCCGGACGGCCGCGACCCGCAACTGTTCGGCAATGTCACCAACGAACTGGCCCGCAGCCGCGGATGGTCGAACCGGGTCGCCCAAGGGGCGGTGTTCGGCCGGTGGCGGTCCGTGGTCGGCGATCAGATCGCCGCCCACGCCTCCCCGACCTCACTGCACGAGGGTGTGTTGACCGTGTCCGCGGAGTCCACGGCGTGGGCCACCCAGTTGCGATTGGTGCAATCGCAGCTGCTGGCCAAGATCGCCGCAGCCGTCGGCGACGGTGTCGTGACATCGTTGAAGATCCAGGGACCGGTCGGACCGTCCTGGCAGAAGGGCCGCTACAGCGTGCGGGGTCGCGGGCCCCGCGACACCTACGGGTGAGTTCCGGGCGCTGCGGCTGAGAGCCACCAGGACGCGAGCGCAGAGTTTCCGAGGCGTCAAGACCTATCCTGAATCGAGAAATTCCGTGCACGGCGCGATTAGGTGCGTAGAAACGCCGCCACAGAATCGGTCCTGACGGTCGGTGACGGTAGACTGTACGAAGACCTGCGAGCGGTGCTCGATCGCTTGCCTGCGAAACATCCAAGGAGACGCGTCCAACGTGGCTGCCCAGAAGAAGAATGCTCCGAGCGAGTACGGCGCCGATGCCATCAAGGTCCTCGAAGGCCTGGAAGCGGTACGTAAACGTCCGGGTATGTACATCGGTTCCACCGGGGAGCGCGGTCTGCACCACCTGATCTGGGAAGTGGTCGACAACGCCGTCGACGAAGCGATGGCGGGTTTCGCCACCAAGGTCGATGTGCGCATTCTCGAGGACGGCGGTGTCCAGGTCACCGACGACGGCCGCGGTATCCCGGTCGCCATGCACTCCACCGGCATCCCCACCGTCGACGTGGTGATGACGGTGCTGCACGCCGGCGGCAAGTTCGAAGAGGGCGCCTACCAGGTCTCCGGTGGTCTGCACGGTGTCGGTGTGTCGGTGGTGAACGCACTGTCGACGCGGCTGGAAGCCGACATCCTCAAGGACGGCTACGAGTGGTTCCAGACCTACGACAAGTCGGTGCCGGGCACCCTGAAACAGGGTGAGAAGACCAAGAAGACCGGCACCACCATCCGGTTCTGGGCCGATCCAGACATCTTCGAGACCACGGTCTACGACTTCGAGACCATCGCGCGACGACTGCAGGAGATGGCGTTCCTGAACAAGGGACTGACCATCGAACTCACCGACGAGCGGGTGGCCGCCGAAGAGATCACCGACGAGGTGGTCAGCGACACCGCCGAAGCGCCCAAGACCGCCGAGGAGAAGGCCGCCGAGGCGACCGCCCCGCACAAGGTGAAGCATCGGGTCTTCCACTACCCCGGCGGGTTGACCGACTTCGTCAAGCACATCAACCGCACCAAGACCGCAATCCAGCCCAGCATCATCGACTTCGAGGGCAAGGGCGACGGCCACGAGGTCGAGGTCGCGATGCAGTGGAACGCCGGCTATTCCGAATCGGTGCACACGTTCGCCAACACGATCAACACCCACGAGGGCGGTACCCACGAAGAAGGCTTCCGCACCGCGCTCACCTCCGTGGTGAACAAATACGCCAAAGACAAGAAGCTGCTCAAGGAAAAAGACGCCAACCTCACCGGCGATGACATCCGGGAGGGATTGGCGGCCGTCATCTCGGTCAAGGTCTCCCAGCCGCAGTTCGAGGGTCAGACCAAGACAAAGCTCGGCAACACCGAGGTCAAGTCGTTCGTCCAGCGCATCTGCAACGAGCAACTCAGCCACTGGTTCGAAGCCAACCCCGCCGAGGCGAAAACCGTAGTGAACAAAGCGGTTTCGTCGGCCCAAGCGCGCCTGGCCGCCCGCAAGGCACGGGAGCTGGTGCGGCGCAAGAGCGCCACCGACATCGGTGGTCTGCCCGGCAAGCTGGCCGACTGCCGTTCCACCGATCCCCGCAAGTCGGAACTCTATGTGGTGGAGGGCGATTCCGCCGGTGGTTCGGCCAAGAGCGGCCGCGATTCGATGTTCCAGGCGATTCTTCCGTTGCGCGGCAAGATCATCAACGTCGAAAAGGCCCGCATCGACCGGGTTCTGAAGAACACTGAGGTCCAGGCGATCATCACCGCGCTCGGCACCGGCATCCACGACGAGTTCGACCTCGCCAAGCTGCGCTACCACAAGATCGTGCTGATGGCCGACGCCGACGTCGACGGCCAGCACATCTCGACGTTGCTGCTGACGCTGTTGTTCCGGTTCATGAAGCCACTGGTGGAAAACGGACACATCTTCCTGGCGGCGCCGCCGCTCTACAAGCTCAAGTGGCAGCGCAGCGAGCCGGAGTTCGCTTACTCCGACCGCGAGCGCGACGGTCTGCTCAAAGCCGGTCGCGAGGCCGGCAAGAAGATCAACGTCGACGACGGTATCCAGCGCTACAAGGGTCTCGGCGAGATGGATGCCAAGGAACTGTGGGAGACCACGATGGATCCGTCGGTGCGGGTGCTGCGCCAGGTCACCCTCGACGACGCGGCGGCCGCCGACGAACTGTTCTCCATCCTGATGGGCGAGGACGTCGAAGCGCGCCGCAGCTTCATCACGCGCAATGCCAAAGACGTTCGCTTCCTTGACGTTTAGTTACTGATTCTGCGATAGGGCCAGGGAAAACTCTATGACTGACACCACGTTGCCGCCAGGCGACGAAGCCGGCGACCGCATCGAACCGGTCGACATCCAGCAGGAGATGCAGCGCAGCTACATCGACTATGCGATGAGCGTCATCGTCGGGCGTGCGCTGCCCGAGGTGCGGGACGGTCTCAAGCCGGTGCACCGCCGGGTGCTCTACGCGATGTTCGACTCCGGGTTCCGGCCCGACCGCAGCCACGCGAAATCCGCGCGCTCGGTGGCCGAGACGAT is a window from the Mycolicibacterium poriferae genome containing:
- the recF gene encoding DNA replication/repair protein RecF (All proteins in this family for which functions are known are DNA-binding proteins that assist the filamentation of RecA onto DNA for the initiation of recombination or recombinational repair.) — its product is MYVRHLVLTDFRSWPRAELELAPGRTVFVGPNGFGKTNLVEALWYSATLNSHRVATDAPLIRVGADRAIISTIVVNEGRELAVDLDITSGRANKARLNRSPVRSAREVLGVLRAVLFAPEDLALVRGDPAERRRYLDELATTRRPTIAGVRADYDKVVRQRTALLKTAAGSRFRGDDSALQTLDVWDGHLAAHGAQLIAARIDLVNELAPEVEKAYQLLAPASRPASVRYRSRVDVVEHEAAAGNTDVEVLEAALLDELSRRRPAELERGVCLVGPHRDDLELRLGEQIAKGFASHGESWSMALSLRLASYELLRAEGSDPVLLLDDVFAELDTARREALAQVAASAEQVLVTAAVAEDIPADWDARRIDITMRDTDSGRISEVQQ
- a CDS encoding DUF721 family protein, with protein sequence MSDEPDNTEGAAGPPAHLSHLSGMDLVRRTLEEARGAARQQGKNVGHGRSAPPPRRVAGGGRRRWSGPGPDGRDPQLFGNVTNELARSRGWSNRVAQGAVFGRWRSVVGDQIAAHASPTSLHEGVLTVSAESTAWATQLRLVQSQLLAKIAAAVGDGVVTSLKIQGPVGPSWQKGRYSVRGRGPRDTYG
- the gyrB gene encoding DNA topoisomerase (ATP-hydrolyzing) subunit B is translated as MAAQKKNAPSEYGADAIKVLEGLEAVRKRPGMYIGSTGERGLHHLIWEVVDNAVDEAMAGFATKVDVRILEDGGVQVTDDGRGIPVAMHSTGIPTVDVVMTVLHAGGKFEEGAYQVSGGLHGVGVSVVNALSTRLEADILKDGYEWFQTYDKSVPGTLKQGEKTKKTGTTIRFWADPDIFETTVYDFETIARRLQEMAFLNKGLTIELTDERVAAEEITDEVVSDTAEAPKTAEEKAAEATAPHKVKHRVFHYPGGLTDFVKHINRTKTAIQPSIIDFEGKGDGHEVEVAMQWNAGYSESVHTFANTINTHEGGTHEEGFRTALTSVVNKYAKDKKLLKEKDANLTGDDIREGLAAVISVKVSQPQFEGQTKTKLGNTEVKSFVQRICNEQLSHWFEANPAEAKTVVNKAVSSAQARLAARKARELVRRKSATDIGGLPGKLADCRSTDPRKSELYVVEGDSAGGSAKSGRDSMFQAILPLRGKIINVEKARIDRVLKNTEVQAIITALGTGIHDEFDLAKLRYHKIVLMADADVDGQHISTLLLTLLFRFMKPLVENGHIFLAAPPLYKLKWQRSEPEFAYSDRERDGLLKAGREAGKKINVDDGIQRYKGLGEMDAKELWETTMDPSVRVLRQVTLDDAAAADELFSILMGEDVEARRSFITRNAKDVRFLDV